Part of the Zingiber officinale cultivar Zhangliang chromosome 8A, Zo_v1.1, whole genome shotgun sequence genome, tgaatccctgtttctctactatgtgagacctttgagattatatgttaatctcaatttttgccttagttacttgaagttttaatcagtgtctgctactttagcgtgtatcctatggctatggatgattcggtctatggagcataactaggaaaacgactgattaaaatgaattgattctagctaaaaaggaagattaaatatatttacatcttttgttgttattcactggtcgacccatttctgttatgtacggaaatgattgtgaatattggatatggaacatgctcatgacataatggtcattataagggattagagatgttcatatcgatgtaaacgaaaattatttaatctgggtaaatagcaagacatggatatcttcaagataatggctgtgtgtcacttgaagattggatggattctggataaaggctatgtgccaccaggaaagtggctaagtgtcataaagagtgtgtctctaatttatttgagtagctaagtaaagtgtaacaactttattagcattgattgctcaaagagcggctaagtcaaggtgtaacaatcttcttagcaactatcgctcagtgtgcttgctgtcgcacgaaccattttctctaagtatggattggatgttctcatatggtctatgtgaccaaactctctaatagtctatgtgacttattaagtctttgtgacttacctgaatgagctagtcttagtgacttaccttggacgagtgggagatgttggaaatggggatagtggggaacgtggcccatgttccccactacacataatggaaaagtccattatgcccctagtttatttccctatataaagggggtccgtccaaggctcagggtgcGTGAAATTGGgcgttggagacgagagtaagaggagaacattcaaggcggcgggatttggtttgtggaattgcggagggctttccgatcttgtgatcgctcttccgacagtgaGTTTTCGCCACTGCCGactgcggatctgcgggagatcgctgtaagtttttatcgcatttaattaattcgtctatcatgcatttagaacatatAATCTACAGTTCATTCCTCCACGACCTAGGTTTACCTCCCCCCATGATTTTCCTCTTGTCAAGCATCAAGTCATCTTGAGCTGCTTGGACTTGATAGTCACTTGGTAGACTACTCATCCCTTGCTAATCATCTGGTCAACTTTGgcctgactagacttctcactTAACTAGGTCAACCGTGATTAAATTTCATTAAACATATTTATTGAATATTAAAACCCTAGAGGTTGATTGTACTAACACTTGAAACATGTCCCCTAAAAGCATCCGCCTTCTAATTATTGTCGATGATTGGGTTACCACTAATAGTAACAAAAGATCTCGTTAAGATCACGTCTTCAACTTTTTTCCAGGTTGGTCGTTTTCTCCTACCCTCAACGACTAAATCTGCCTTTTCCAAATTTACAAGGTCAATTGGGGATTCACTTTCGTATAGTGAGTCTTCTGAACATAAATCAGAGGTGCTAGTTCTTTTCCCAACGAAGATGTAGAGGGCATACCAGTTTCTTGTGGATTGGAAAATCCAGAAAAAGAAGATGGCATGAAATATGAATTTCTCATATTTTGTCAACATTCAGATGTAGGTGTTTGATATGGAGCTCATGGTGCGTTATTTGGAtgattcaaataatttttaaaatcttagaaATTTTGACTATATCATGGAATAAATGGACAATTTGAAAATTGAGATAGAAATTAAGTGATAAAAGTAAATTGAGAATATTGATAATTTAATAGAATTtatgaattttgagaaaaaaaatattttctttcggTACGTTTTGAGAAttcataaaatttctaaaaaaaatcctCTTTTTTAAtccatttttaataaaaaataacaatataaaaataaaaattaaaaataaatttgagatgaataaggatagtAGTGAATGGATTCTAGGAGTGATTTATGAGGTAGAATAATGTATTTAAatgaataaaataatttatagaaaTAGATGAATATTTACagaagaatttttgaaaatttatttaaatcatCGTGTTAGAAATttctcattttaattttttttcttataaaatcGGCTCATTAATTACGTTCAATTCTTTGAATGTTGGTTTATGTACCTCTGTTATAACATCCAATAAATCTCACTTGGATCATATTATatctaaaaaaattcaaattactttCATCTGTGCTTTTTTAATTATCTCAGTAgtctatgaaatttttttttatggaatCAAATTAATCGGATCATTGGAtatttgaattataaaaaaaataaaatactaaaacatacatacatgtgTTTGGCACGTGGCAGCATTAAATACattttgctaaaaaaaaaaactcttttatgaTATTTCTCCATCGAAATCGCGACAGAttctggcaaaaaaaaaaaaaaaaaaagtcatcttCCATATTTAACTCAGTTTACAGCAGCTTTAGGCTTTCACTACCGCAATCAATGCGGCGGCGAACAACTCTTCTATAGATCAGAATTTGTGGCGACCAGGCAAAGAGGGCTTTCTGCTGCTCAAGCGCCTCGTTGCTCTTGCTTCCCTCATGGAGAAACCCCAGCTGTCGCCGTCGTCGTCTCCATCGCCCTCCCGCTCGCCGTCCGTCGGCTTGCGCCGGATGGACGAGCTGGAGAAGGTCTTCGCCCGCTTCGACGCCGACGGTGACGGCCGGATCTCCGCCTCGGAGCTCGCCGCCGTCCTTCGCGCCCTCGGCTCCGATCCCTCCCCCGAGGAGATCCGTAGCATGATTGCTGAGATGGACGCGGACCGTGATGGGTTCGTCGATTTCCAGGAGTTCGCTGCCTTCCACCTCGACGTCTCCCGCGGCTCCGCGGAGGCGGAACTCAGGGACGCCTTCCGGATGTACGATCTCGACAATGACGGGCGTATCTCTGTGGAGGAACTCCACCGCGTCTTGAGGAGCCTGGGAGAGAAGTGCTCAGTGGCGGACTGCACGCGGATGATCCGATCCGTCGACTCGGACGGCGACGGAAGCGTCAACTTCGAGGAGTTTAGAAAGATGATGGGCGGCGGCGGTCGCTGCGATGGAGAGGGAAAGCCCACTCGAGCACAAGGCGATGGGTTGACCAAAGATTAGGTAACAGATCTCCGATAACATTGCTATAACTTCTATGCGAGAACTAAGCTTCTTTTATTGCTGTTTCAGAAACATGACTAATTGCGCTAATCCATTTGAAATTTTTAAGGTTTCCTCCGTGAATGTTAGATATTGTTCTCTATCTGAACCTGAACTTCAAGTGTTTGTTAGATTGTTTGACAATGGATTCCCTTCAGTTTCCTTTTCACCTCTGAAAATGTGTTTGTTAAAATTCTAGTTTCCTGTGATCATTCCTTCGTGGAAGCCGATCTGAAGATGTTATTCAGTTTTCCCTTTTTTCCTTGTATCGAAACATAAATATGTTATATGACATTGAAATTGTAGCTTTAGTTAGACAACGAGGTATATATTGAAATCCCAAAACCCTGATCGTGTGAAATTGGGAATGTAGATTGATAGAAATGATCAAAAGGGAATATATTTAATCCATAGTTCATCAAAAAATCTACTACTCCCAGACTGCATCATTGAAAAACTAATACACTTATCTCCTTTTATTCTATCTTTCTTGGAGTTCCCTCTCATGACTGTTTGTGCTAGACGGAGTATATGAAGAAGAACTCCTATAGAAGCCTCTCAAATATTCACAAATGGTTATCCAGGAGCTTCTCAATCTCAACTGATGCAAGTTCCAGCTACCATCTGCTCAACACTGCTTCATGGTCCTTATCACTCATGAAATACGCATAAATTTATTAGCGAACAATCAGCCAccaaattaaagttagaaaagGATACTAATCCTAATTTTTAGCGATGATCACCAGTTGAGAACTACTCTGAGTGATTAGGCTTTTCTTAGGGGTCCACCTACTAATCGATTTCCTCCCCAACCACAATTCGATGcgactagatttttttttttatcatattggGCCCCATCCACCATGAATATAGAATTCACAATGCATTGACTATTAAGTGAAATTGAAAGGGACTTGACATGATTCCAACCATGAACCAGAGTACTGAATAAAGGATTACCTATTTAAGCCCACGAGGGTTGAATGCGATTTCACACGTGAAATGATATGACTGGTGGTGGGCGGTGGGGTTCGTGCTGGTGGTGGTGGTGCTGCTGCTGCATGAAATAAGAAATTAGAAGGAATTGATTTAACcataggaaaagaaaaggaactgATCTAACAGAAAATAAcaaattgaatctaattattaATCAACAAAAAATGTAACCAAATATAATTAGTTTGTAAGCAGCTCTATAAAAAAGAGGGAAACCACCTAGATTGTATCATCGGATTAATAAAGTTTTCTCCTTTAGTTCTCTCTTAGTGTTTCCTTTCTTTTGTCATTGCTTCCCACTGTTTGTTGTTAATTCCCACCTTTGTTGTTTTTTGATTGCCTTCTCTTTGCTACTGAAAATGCCTACTGCCAAATGTCGACTTCCCTTGCCTATCTCTCCCATGTCGGCCCTCGAGGTGAAATTGAACGCACCTGCACCCCTCTGATCCAAACTGAATAGCCTGTGGAATCAATCCTATGCACACACCCATAACTAACATAGATCAACTAGACTAAGGGTCTGTTTGTTTGGAAGAATAAGGTGTATGATGGATATATGGGTTGACCACTGAACCCATATCAGCCATTCGGTTGTTTGATTGGAACTTGGAAGGATGAACTGATGAGAAATGATAAGTGGAAGGTAAAATATTCCAATTTATCCTTGTTTTTGGTTCATCCAGATCTGGTGAAGGAAGGATGGATGCTCTTAATTTTATTACTTCCCTTTTATCCCTCATATAATTTCTGCATCCTATATAAAACCTTTCTCCCAGCCTCCTGGCCTGACTGACATAGCAGAGACTCATATTGATCAATGCTCCAGTCTCCTAACCTCTCACTGTAGTA contains:
- the LOC122008979 gene encoding probable calcium-binding protein CML18, which gives rise to MEKPQLSPSSSPSPSRSPSVGLRRMDELEKVFARFDADGDGRISASELAAVLRALGSDPSPEEIRSMIAEMDADRDGFVDFQEFAAFHLDVSRGSAEAELRDAFRMYDLDNDGRISVEELHRVLRSLGEKCSVADCTRMIRSVDSDGDGSVNFEEFRKMMGGGGRCDGEGKPTRAQGDGLTKD